One genomic window of Conger conger chromosome 7, fConCon1.1, whole genome shotgun sequence includes the following:
- the LOC133133451 gene encoding olfactory receptor 1F1-like, with amino-acid sequence MSPLNSTFFINDDIVHPDFFFISGLAGIPHTNYYYIFLGFVYAVTVLGNTFVMFMIYSDHCLHSPKYIVVFNLALSDLCGSTAVIPQVIDTFLFKSHLISFEACLTNMYFVLGFLTMQSFTLTLLSYDRCVAICFPLRYNDLVTHKSILLIIAILWMIAGMAILIAVMFISTLSFCKSTVVNSYFCDHGPIYLMACNDNTPSAVIRWTHPVLILWLPVPFITGTYICIARALLKIAASERLKAMKTCTSHLILVSVFYFPLCFTFALASIIHRNARIINLSLSTVMPPMLNPIIYSLKTEEFTESIKKLYRRTMIHITVRKK; translated from the coding sequence ATGAGCCCCCTGAATTCAACCTTCTTTATAAATGATGATATTGTGCATCCTGACTTCTTTTTCAtaagtggtcttgctggtattccCCACACAAACTATTACTATATCTTCTTGGGCTTTGTTTATGCAGTGACTGTACTGGGAAACActtttgtcatgtttatgattTACAGTGACCACTGCCTTCACAGTCCAAAATACATTGTAGTTTTTAATTTGGCTCTGTCCGACTTGTGTGGAAGCACTGCAGTCATTCCTCAGGTGATTGACACTTTCCTGTTTAAATCACACTTAATCTCATTTGAAGCCTGCTTGACtaatatgtattttgttttaggTTTTCTCACTATGCAGTCTTTCACTCTAACACTGCTGTCCTATGATAGATGTGTTGCTATATGCTTTCCACTGAGATACAATGACCTTGTGACTCATAAGTCAATCCTGTTGATCATAGCCATATTATGGATGATTGCAGGAATGGCCATTCTCATTGCAGTGATGTTCATCAGCACACTGTCCTTCTGCAAATCCACTGTGGTAAACAGTTATTTCTGTGATCACGGACCTATATACCTTATGGCGTGCAATGACAACACTCCAAGTGCTGTGATTCGTTGGACACATCCTGTTCTGATTCTCTGGCTTCCAGTACCTTTTATCACAGGCACATACATTTGTATAGCCAGGGCGTTATTAAAAATCGCAGCCTCAGAACGCCTCAAAGCCATGAAAACCTGCACCTCTCATTTGATCTTGGTGAGcgtgttttattttcctttatgcTTCACCTTTGCACTGGCCTCTATCATCCACCGGAACGCCAGGATTATTAACCTGTCTCTGTCGACTGTCATGCCGCCTATGCTGAATCCAATCATCTACTCACTGAAGACAGAAGAATTCACAGAATCCATTAAAAAGCTGTACAGAAGAACAATGATACACATCACTGTAAGGAAAAAATGA
- the LOC133132830 gene encoding olfactory receptor 52Z1P-like: MSSTLSSNATIVRPARFYINGLHGVPHVKYYYIFLCLVYVVTVIGNVFIMLVIYLQRTLHTPKYIAVFNLAVADFGGSSALIPKIIDVFFFKSQYISYEACFSTMFFCFLFILIQSLTLLILAYDRLIAICLPLRYHAIITNIAMSSMIMGAWAFSLILIGFSTGWASRLSFCNSIVINSYFCDHGPTYKLACGNTNVNNIMAYIGFVATLCAPVILITITYFCIALALMRIASWAERTKALKTCISHLILVTMFYLPIIAINIAAVTIPVHPNTRIINLSLSATMPPMLNPIIYTLKTEEVVESVKKLYQRTKCKVHTPNQDQVH; the protein is encoded by the exons ATGAGCTCAACGCTGTCTTCAAATGCAACTATTGTTCGTCCTGCAAGATTTTACATCAATGGACTTCACGGTGTTCCACACGTGAAGTACTATTACATATTTCTGTGTCTGGTGTATGTTGTGACAGTGATCGGAAACGTTTTCATTATGCTTGTTATATACCTCCAACGCACTCTTCACACCCCGAAATACATCGCCGTATTCAATCTGGCTGTGGCCGATTTTGGTGGAAGCAGTGCGTTAATCCCAAAGATAATTGacgtttttttctttaaatcgCAATACATTTCATACGAGGCATGCTTCTCcaccatgtttttttgttttctcttcatCCTCATACAGTCCCTGACTCTTCTTATTTTGGCATATGACAGATTAATTGCAATATGTCTTCCCCTAAGATACCACGCCATTATCACTAATATAGCAATGAGTAGCATGATAATGGGTGCGTGGGCTTTCTCATTGATATTGATTGGTTTTAGTACAGGTTGGGCCTCGAGGTTGTCTTTCTGTAATTCGATTGTCATAAATAGTTACTTCTGTGACCATGGCCCAACATATAAACTGGCCTGTGGCAACACAAACGTGAATAACATCATGGCCTACATTGGCTTCGTGGCTACACTCTGCGCACCTGTGATTTTGATTACAATCACTTATTTCTGCATCGCCCTTGCGTTGATGAGGATCGCGTCTTGGGCGGAACGCACCAAAGCCCTAAAAACCTGTATTTCCCACCTGATTTTAGTCACCATGTTTTACCTTCCCATAATAGCCATCAACATAGCGGCGGTGACCATCCCTGTCCACCCGAACACACGGATCATTAACTTGTCTCTCTCGGCCACAATGCCGCCTATGCTAAATCCCATAATATACACACTCAAAACAGAGGAGGTTGTGGAATCAGTGAAGAAACTCTACCAAAG aacaaagtgcaaagtgcatactcctAACCAGGaccaagtgcactga
- the LOC133133452 gene encoding olfactory receptor 1F1-like, whose amino-acid sequence MSPLNSTFINEDIVHPDYFFISGLAGIPYTNYYYMFLGFVYAVTVLGNGFIMFMIYTDHCLHSPKYIVVFNLALSDLCGSTALIPQLIDTFLFKSHLISFEACLTNMFFVLGFLHMQSFTLTLLSYDRCVAICFPLRYNEIVTNKSMLVITAILWVIGAVAILVAVMFINTLSFCKATVINSYFCDHGPLHRMACNDNTPSTVIRWSHPVLIFWFPSLLIVFTYICIARALLKIAASERVKAMQTCTSHLILVCVFYLPLCFAFALGTIIHQNARIINMSLSTVMPPMLNPIIYSLKTEEFTESIKRLYRRTMIHITERKK is encoded by the coding sequence ATGAGCCCCCTGAATTCAACTTTTATAAATGAGGATATTGTGCATCCTGACTACTTTTTCATAAGCGGTCTTGCTGGTATTCCCTACACAAATTATTACTATATGTTCTTGGGCTTTGTTTATGCTGTGACTGTACTGGGAAACGGTTTCATCATGTTTATGATTTACACTGATCACTGTCTCCACAGTCCAAAATACATTGTAGTTTTTAATTTGGCTCTTTCCGACTTGTGTGGAAGCACTGCACTCATTCCTCAGTTGATTGACACCTTCctgtttaaatcacatttaatctcCTTTGAAGCCTGCTTGaccaatatgttttttgttttagggTTTCTCCATATGCAGTCTTTCACTCTAACTCTTCTGTCCTATGATCGATGTGTTGCTATATGCTTTCCACTGAGATACAATGAGATTGTGACTAATAAATCAATGTTGGTCATAACAGCCATATTATGGGTCATTGGAGCAGTGGCCATTCTTGTTGCAGTGATGTTCAttaacacactgtcattctgcAAAGCCACTGTGATAAACAGTTATTTCTGTGATCATGGACCCTTACACCGTATGGCATGCAACGACAACACTCCAAGTACTGTGATTCGTTGGTCACATCctgttctgattttctggtttcCGTCACTTCTTATCGTATTCACATACATTTGTATAGCCAGAGCGTTATTAAAAATCGCAGCCTCAGAGCGCGTCAAAGCCATGCAAACCTGCACCTCTCATTTGATCTTGGTGTGTGTCTTTTATCTTCCTTTGTGCTTCGCCTTTGCACTGGGCACTATCATTCACCAGAATGCCCGGATCATTAATATGTCTCTGTCTACTGTCATGCCACCTATGCTGAATCCAATTATCTACTCACTCAAGACAGAAGAATTCACGGAATCCATTAAAAGACTGTACAGAAGAACGATGATACACATCACtgaaaggaaaaaatga
- the LOC133134134 gene encoding olfactory receptor 1F1-like, whose protein sequence is MSPLNSAYFTNGSIVHPDFFYISGLAGIPLTNYYYVFLSFVYAVTVLGNTFVMFVIYTDHCLHSPKYIAVFNLAVSDLFGSTALIPQLIDTFLVKSHLISFEACLTNMFFVLGFLTVQSFTLTVLSYDRCVAICFPLRYNEIVTHKSMAVIIAMLWIISGIAFVIAILFISRLSFCKSTVINSYFCDHGVMYRLACNDNTPSSVIHWTHPLLILWFPVLFITGTYLCIARALLKIAAASERLKAMKTCTSHLILVSVFYLPMCISVALGSIIHQNARIINMSLSTVMPPMLNPIIYSLKTEEFTECIKKLYRRKMIHIAVTKK, encoded by the coding sequence ATGAGCCCCCTGAATTCAGCCTACTTTACAAACGGCAGTATTGTGCATCCTGACTTCTTTTACATAAGTGGACTTGCTGGTATTCCCCTCACAAACTACTACTATGTCTTCTTGAGCTTTGTCTACGCTGTGACTGTACTCGGAAACACTTTTGTCATGTTTGTGATTTACACTGACCACTGCCTTCACAGTCCAAAATACattgcagtttttaatttggctgtgTCTGACTTGTTTGGAAGCACTGCACTCATTCCTCAGTTGATTGACACCTTCCTGGTTAAGTCGCATTTAATCTCCTTTGAGGCCTGCTtaacaaacatgttttttgttttagggtttctcactgtgcagtcGTTCACTCTCACTGTTCTGTCCTATGATAGATGTGTTGCTATATGCTTTCCACTGAGATACAATGAGATTGTGACTCATAAATCAATGGCGGTCATCATAGCCATGTTATGGATAATTTCTGGAATAGCCTTTGTCATAGCTATACTTTTTATCAGCAGACTGTCCTTCTGCAAATCCACTGTGATAAACAGTTATTTCTGTGATCACGGAGTCATGTACCGTTTGGCGTGTAATGATAACACTCCAAGTTCTGTGATTCACTGGACACATCCTCTTCTAATTTTGTGGTTTCCAGTACTTTTTATCACAGGTACATACCTGTGTATAGCCAGAGCATTATTAAAAATTGCAGCAGCCTCAGAGCGCCTCAAAGCCATGAAAACCTGCACCTCTCATTTGATCTTGGTGAGCGTGTTTTACCTTCCCATGTGCATCTCCGTTGCACTGGGCTCAATCATTCATCAGAATGCCCGGATCATTAATATGTCTCTATCTACTGTCATGCCACCTATGCTGAATCCAATCATTTACTCTCTTAAGACAGAAGAATTCACAGAATGTATTAAAAAACTGTACAGAAGAAAGATGATACACATCGCtgtaacaaaaaaatga